A genomic region of Nymphaea colorata isolate Beijing-Zhang1983 chromosome 2, ASM883128v2, whole genome shotgun sequence contains the following coding sequences:
- the LOC116246896 gene encoding receptor like protein 29-like — MPSPCTLLFLFFFFSLCVSSPDLLLDQQESDHLYAVLSSLNPSVDWRSDYPDDLCTSGPHGVVCEPLGDSLRVVELSFGYVSDYSNNPPCHPSNASFSPSLSRFPFLSKLFFYRCFTNSSLVSLPSFLWSLGPQLQELVFEDNPAIAGPLSADIANLTGLRRLIISGSNLSGLIPQTIAALSQVQQIDLSGNRLTGPIPPAVGNLTELIVLDLSRNQLTGPLPPELGQLSKATKLDLSFNNISGEIPASLGELRGLEMFVLSNNSINGGLPLFLGRMQGLRDLHLGGNPLGGTLPDVWTQLAGLVSLDLAYTGLVGIIPASMARLRNLTYLSLDHNGLTGAIPSGLGGLPLIHDLDLSYNRLSGQVPFREEVVERLGPKLKLAGNDGLCLGSKMVGAGLVRVDVNGCISSNLAESLARDSSAVSSRGSRLGSDSWYGVALALLPAYLLTL; from the coding sequence ATGCCTTCTCCTTGTAcactcctctttctcttcttcttcttttccctctGCGTTTCTTCTCCTGACCTCCTCCTGGACCAGCAAGAGAGCGACCACCTTTACGCCGTTCTCTCCTCTCTCAACCCCTCCGTCGACTGGCGCTCCGACTACCCCGACGACCTCTGCACCTCCGGCCCCCACGGCGTCGTCTGCGAGCCCCTCGGCGACTCCCTCCGCGTCGTCGAGCTCAGCTTCGGCTACGTCTCCGACTACTCCAACAACCCTCCCTGCCACCCTTCCAACGCCTCCTTCTCCCCTTCCCTCTCCCGCTTTCCCTTCCTCTCCAAGCTCTTCTTCTACCGCTGCTTCACCAACTCCTCCCTCGTTTCTCTTCCGTCCTTCCTCTGGTCCCTCGGGCCCCAACTCCAGGAGCTCGTCTTCGAAGACAACCCTGCCATCGCCGGACCACTCTCCGCGGACATCGCCAACCTTACCGGACTCCGCCGGCTGATCATCTCCGGCTCCAACCTCTCGGGGCTCATTCCCCAAACCATCGCCGCCCTGTCCCAGGTTCAGCAGATTGACCTCAGCGGCAACCGCCTCACGGGGCCGATCCCTCCTGCCGTCGGCAACCTCACCGAGCTCATCGTCCTCGACCTCAGCCGGAACCAGCTCACCGGGCCGCTGCCGCCGGAGCTCGGCCAACTTTCGAAGGCGACTAAGCTGGATTTGAGCTTCAACAACATATCCGGCGAGATTCCCGCGTCACTGGGGGAGCTAAGGGGCTTGGAAATGTTTGTCCTCAGCAACAACAGCATCAATGGCGGACTTCCCCTGTTCCTGGGACGAATGCAGGGACTGCGGGACCTTCATTTGGGAGGGAACCCCCTGGGAGGGACCCTGCCGGACGTCTGGACCCAGTTGGCGGGGTTGGTCAGCCTCGACTTGGCTTACACTGGGCTGGTCGGCATCATCCCGGCTTCCATGGCTCGCCTGCGCAACCTGACCTACCTATCCCTAGACCACAACGGGCTCACCGGAGCCATACCATCTGGGCTCGGTGGGCTCCCCTTGATTCACGACCTCGACCTCAGCTACAACCGGCTCAGCGGGCAGGTGCCGTTCAGGGAGGAGGTGGTGGAGCGGTTGGGCCCCAAGCTCAAGCTCGCCGGAAACGACGGCCTGTGTCTCGGCTCGAAGATGGTCGGCGCCGGCTTGGTCAGGGTGGACGTCAATGGGTGCATCTCCTCTAACCTCGCAGAGTCGTTGGCTCGTGATAGCTCGGCGGTGAGCTCGAGAGGGTCGCGTCTCGGATCCGATTCTTGGTACGGCGTGGCTCTGGCCCTGCTGCCTGCTTACCTCCTCACGTTATGA
- the LOC116248976 gene encoding serine/threonine-protein kinase STN7, chloroplastic: protein MATCLLPNGVGGVGLRRRSIEKTQRFPSKKLVGSRQKPGVVRAGLGELVHGLFVGVGVGLPCTVMECGDIIYRSTLPRSNGLTITAPGVLLGMTAISYLWATPGVAPGFFDMFVLAFVERLFRPTYRKDDFALGKKIGEGAFGVVYKVSSSKKALGKESELVLKKATEYGAVEIWMNERVRRACASSCADFVYGFLESSAKGKGQEYWLIWRYEGESTLSDLMLSKDFPYNVETLILGEPQDLPKSLERENKIIQTIMRQLLFALDGLHSTGIVHRDIKPQNIIFSEEARAFKIIDLGAAADLRVGINYVPKEFLLDPRYAAPEQYIMSTQTPSAPSAPVATALSPVLWRMNLPDRFDIYSAGLIFLQMAFPSLRTDSSLIQFNRQLKRCDFDLAAWRKSVEPRASPDLRRGFQLLDLDEEMGWELLTSMVRYKARQRISAKGALAHPYFNREGLLGLSFMQNFRLQLLRATQQDYSEAAKWIINLMAKSGTEKEGGFTEAQLQEIREIQPRKKSSAQRNALASVLRVQRKIIKTLNESMDELNRRRKSLWWSRWIPREE, encoded by the exons ATGGCTACTTGTTTGCTGCCTAATGGGGTTGGAGGGGTTGGTTTGAGGAGGAGGAGCATTGAGAAGACTCAACGTTTTCCGAGCAAGAAGTTGGTCGGAAGTCGCCAGAAACCGGGCGTGGTGCGGGCGGGATTGGGGGAATTGGTGCACGGCTTATTCGTTGGTGTTGGTGTTGGGCTGCCGTGCACGGTCATGGAGTGTGGGGACATCATCTACAGAAGCACTCTGCCCCGTTCCAATGGCCTCACCATCACTGCCCCTGGTGTTCTTCTAGGCATGACTGCAATTTCATATCTATGGGCAACGCCTGGAGTGGCGCCGGGCTTCTTTGATATGTTCGTCCTCGCCTTCGTTGAACGCCTCTTCCGTCCAACCTATCGAAAG GATGATTTCGCATTGGGGAAGAAAATCGGGGAGGGGGCATTTGGAGTGGTCTATAAAGTTTCCTCGTCAAAGAAAGCTTTAGGAAAG GAAAGTGAATTGGTCTTAAAGAAGGCCACTGAGTATGGTGCAGTTGAGATTTGGATGAATGAACGTGTGCGTAGAGCCTGTGCAAGCAGTTGTGCTGATTTTGTATATGGATTTCTTGAG AGTTCTGCAAAAGGAAAAGGTCAGGAATATTGGCTTATATGGCGTTATGAAGGGGAATCCACTCTTTCAGACCTAATGCTCAGTAAAGATTTCCCTTACAAT GTTGAAACTCTGATTCTTGGAGAACCACAAGATCTGCCAAAAAGtttagaaagagagaacaaAATTATACAAACAATAATGAGACAGCTACTGTTTGCACTTGATGGGCTGCATTCAACCGGCATTGTTCATAGGGATATCAAGCCCCAAAACATTATCTTCTCTGAAG AGGCTCGTGCATTTAAAATAATTGACCTTGGGGCAGCAGCTGATCTAAGAGTTGGCATCAATTATGTTCCCAAGGAATTTCTCTTGGATCCCAG GTATGCTGCACCTGAGCAATACATAATGAGCACACAGACTCCTTCTGCACCCTCTGCTCCTGTAGCAACTGCACTTTCTCCGGTCCTATGGCGG ATGAACTTGCCAGACAGGTTTGACATTTACAGTGCAGGCCTCATATTCTTGCAAATG GCTTTCCCATCATTGCGCACTGATAGCAGTCTCATACAATTCAATCGTCAACTTAAGCGATGTGACTTTGACTTGGCTGCATGGAGGAAGAGTGTTGAACCTCGTGCAAGCCCAGATCTTCGCAGAGGTTTTCAACTGTTGGATCTAGATGAAGAAATGGGTTGGGAGCTTCTCACATCTATGGTGCGATACAAAGCTCGGCAAAGAATCAGTGCAAAGGGTGCCCTTGCTCATCCATACTTCAACAGGGAAGGCCTATTGGGCCTCTCTTTCATGCAGAACTTCAGGTTACAGCTACTTCGCGCTACACAACAAGATTACAGTGAAGCTGCCAAATGGATAATCAATCTCATGGCAAAATCTGGCACAGAAAAAGAAGGTGGCTTCACTGAAGCCCAGCTGCAGGAGATCAGG GAAATACAACCAAGAAAGAAATCTAGTGCTCAGCGCAATGCTCTCGCTTCTGTATTGCGTGTTCAGAGAAAGATTATTAAGACCCTGAACGAGAGCATGGACGAGTTGAATAGGAGGAGAAAGAGCTTATGGTGGAGCAGATGGATTCCAAGGGAGGAATAG
- the LOC116249322 gene encoding probable galacturonosyltransferase-like 3 — protein sequence MARAHHHRHRHLLVAVFLLLHFSSLASAKPPQQEKQRPLPAFHEAPEFRNGEGCDRNDTIHVAMTLDAAYLRGSVAGILSVLRHAACPENVVFHLLAGPSRRADLHRAVLSTFPYLSLHLHTFDPDLVRPMISFSVRRALDQPLNYARIYLADLLPRSVTRVIYLDSDLILVDDIAKLWSIPLSPFILGAPEYCHANFTKYFTPRFWSNPAFRRTFAGRRTPCYFNTGVMVIDVEGWRSQGITHQLEAWMRVQKRTRIYELGSLPPFLLVFAGNVKAVEHKWNQHGLGGDNQEGRCRDLHPGAVSLLHWSGKGKPWLRLDSGRPCPLDSLWAPYDLFRSPLFLDDFN from the coding sequence ATGGCAAGGGctcaccaccaccgccaccgccacctTCTCGTGGCCGTCTTCCTCCTACTGCATTTCTCGTCTCTGGCGTCCGCCAAGCCTCCGCAGCAGGAAAAGCAGCGTCCTCTGCCGGCATTCCACGAGGCCCCCGAGTTCAGAAACGGGGAAGGCTGCGACCGCAATGATACCATTCACGTCGCCATGACTCTCGACGCCGCCTACCTCCGCGGTTCGGTGGCGGGCATTCTCTCCGTCCTCCGCCACGCGGCCTGCCCAGAGAACGTCGTCTTCCACCTCTTGGCGGGGCCGAGTCGCCGGGCCGACCTCCACCGCGCCGTGCTCTCCACATTCCCTTACCTCAGCCTTCACCTCCACACCTTTGATCCCGACCTCGTCCGGCCCATGATCTCCTTCTCTGTCCGGCGTGCCTTGGACCAGCCCCTCAACTATGCCCGCATCTACCTCGCCGACCTCCTCCCTCGCTCTGTCACTCGCGTCATTTACCTGGACTCTGATCTCATTCTAGTTGACGACATAGCCAAACTGTGGTCGATTCCCCTCTCCCCGTTCATCCTTGGGGCCCCAGAATATTGTCATGCCAATTTTACCAAGTATTTCACCCCTCGCTTCTGGTCCAATCCTGCTTTCCGGCGAACTTTCGCCGGTCGCAGGACGCCCTGCTACTTCAATACCGGCGTCATGGTCATCGACGTGGAAGGGTGGCGTTCGCAGGGCATCACCCACCAGCTCGAGGCCTGGATGCGAGTCCAGAAGCGCACGCGGATCTACGAGCTCGGCTCTCTCCCGCCCTTTCTCCTCGTCTTCGCCGGAAATGTCAAGGCCGTCGAGCACAAGTGGAACCAGCACGGCCTCGGCGGAGATAACCAGGAGGGGCGGTGCCGGGATCTCCATCCGGGAGCTGTAAGCTTGCTTCATTGGAGTGGGAAGGGCAAGCCGTGGCTCCGGCTTGATTCCGGCCGGCCGTGCCCCCTGGATAGTCTCTGGGCACCTTACGACCTGTTCCGCTCGCCCCTCTTCCTCGACGACTTCAATTAA